In the genome of Syntrophales bacterium, one region contains:
- a CDS encoding adenylate kinase produces MNILIFGPNGSGKGTQGAVIQKKFGVPHIETGVIFRENIKNETELGKKAKSYIEKGELVPDEITIPMILERLKQPDCKNGWLLDGFPRNLAQAEALWKALNNENMKLDYVIEIVLPREIAKQRIMGRRLCAVDNNHPNNIHIEAIKPALKEGKMVCRVCGCETLTTRADDQDEEAIDKRHDIYYDTKSGTLAAINYLKERVKVIEVDGRPSVNEVTEELLRKLNE; encoded by the coding sequence ATGAACATTCTTATCTTCGGACCTAATGGTAGTGGAAAAGGCACACAGGGCGCAGTTATTCAGAAAAAGTTTGGCGTACCCCACATAGAAACCGGTGTTATCTTTAGGGAGAATATCAAAAACGAAACAGAACTCGGCAAAAAAGCTAAAAGTTACATTGAAAAAGGTGAATTGGTCCCTGATGAGATCACCATCCCCATGATACTCGAAAGGCTCAAACAACCTGATTGCAAAAATGGTTGGCTTCTCGATGGGTTCCCCAGGAATCTTGCCCAAGCCGAAGCGCTTTGGAAGGCCCTCAACAACGAAAATATGAAGCTTGACTATGTAATCGAGATCGTTCTACCACGAGAAATAGCCAAACAGCGAATTATGGGACGTAGACTTTGCGCTGTGGACAACAACCATCCCAATAATATACACATAGAGGCAATAAAACCGGCGTTAAAAGAGGGGAAAATGGTGTGCCGTGTATGCGGATGTGAAACGTTAACCACACGCGCAGATGACCAGGACGAAGAAGCGATAGATAAAAGACACGATATTTACTACGATACAAAAAGTGGCACATTGGCTGCGATAAATTACTTAAAGGAGAGGGTTAAAGTAATAGAGGTAGATGGAAGGCCATCTGTAAACGAAGTTACTGAAGAGTTGCTGAGAAAACTAAACGAATAG
- a CDS encoding PTS fructose transporter subunit IIA: MIGILITTHGNLGGELIKAVEMIKGPVKGIMHISVDQTTSLDEIKKEISWAIKKLDVGQGVVILTDLFGGTPSNISLTFLKEGRVEVITGVNLPMLLKITEVRDKLPLKEFARTIKEYGIKNIHVASDILSKKIS; encoded by the coding sequence ATGATCGGCATTCTAATAACCACTCATGGAAATCTCGGTGGTGAACTGATCAAAGCGGTGGAGATGATAAAGGGTCCTGTAAAGGGTATAATGCATATATCAGTGGATCAAACGACCAGTCTGGATGAGATAAAGAAAGAAATAAGTTGGGCTATCAAAAAACTCGACGTAGGTCAGGGTGTGGTAATCCTTACAGATCTCTTCGGAGGTACTCCTTCAAATATATCACTGACGTTTCTTAAAGAAGGAAGAGTTGAAGTCATAACTGGGGTAAATCTTCCCATGCTGTTGAAGATAACCGAGGTTAGGGACAAGCTTCCTCTGAAGGAATTCGCCCGCACTATTAAAGAATATGGGATAAAAAACATCCATGTTGCAAGTGACATACTGAGTAAAAAGATTTCGTGA
- a CDS encoding PTS sugar transporter subunit IIB — MNIVLVRVDSRLVHGQIIEAWVPFLEAKCIIVVNDEVAGDLFRETLIRMAVPRGVDVVVHSVEEFARSGYEHQRGERKTIILFACLSDVVRAFKMGFRFPRINIGNVYTESCVCQLSSCVQLSEEDVRNLQFLVENGVDIELRRVPKDKPKFIKEFPVSK, encoded by the coding sequence ATGAATATAGTTTTGGTACGTGTTGATAGTAGACTTGTGCACGGTCAGATAATCGAGGCATGGGTACCTTTTTTGGAGGCAAAATGTATTATTGTTGTGAATGATGAGGTTGCGGGTGATTTATTCAGAGAAACGCTTATCAGGATGGCGGTACCTCGTGGAGTTGATGTTGTAGTTCACAGTGTTGAAGAGTTTGCTAGGTCAGGATATGAACACCAGAGAGGCGAAAGAAAAACGATCATTCTGTTTGCTTGCCTATCTGATGTTGTCAGGGCATTCAAAATGGGATTCAGGTTTCCACGCATAAATATAGGCAACGTCTACACGGAAAGTTGTGTTTGCCAATTATCTTCGTGCGTACAGTTGAGCGAAGAAGATGTTAGAAATCTGCAGTTTCTTGTTGAGAATGGGGTGGATATCGAATTGAGGCGAGTGCCAAAAGATAAACCCAAATTTATTAAAGAATTCCCTGTATCAAAGTGA
- a CDS encoding PTS sugar transporter subunit IIC codes for MLWKTVVATITGGILCLDRVALHLMISRPIVVAPTVGLFLGDIKTGLYIGAVVELMWMDRQPIGNYIPPNDSLTAVVMTAASIIVAGEVGYSSKQLIALTVLLLLPLGFFSQKMDMILVRINDKVFDSILDEIQEKGDTKRLEREHWKSLMRYWISYQAFILAGTVLGTGLVFFIYNSSGKNLWKVLEIMYFMLPVFGFSVALRAVDSSNKMIFYSLVFLLVIVLFVVYGAHF; via the coding sequence ATGCTTTGGAAGACAGTAGTGGCAACTATTACGGGAGGTATATTGTGCCTTGATAGGGTAGCTCTCCATTTAATGATTTCAAGGCCTATTGTAGTTGCTCCTACAGTCGGTTTGTTTCTCGGGGATATTAAGACGGGTCTGTATATTGGTGCTGTAGTTGAACTAATGTGGATGGATCGACAACCCATCGGAAATTACATTCCTCCCAACGATTCCTTGACGGCTGTGGTAATGACCGCCGCTTCCATAATAGTAGCAGGTGAGGTAGGCTATAGCTCAAAACAATTGATAGCTCTCACAGTTCTTCTCCTGTTACCTTTGGGGTTTTTCTCTCAGAAGATGGACATGATTCTTGTGAGAATTAACGATAAAGTGTTTGACAGTATTTTAGATGAAATTCAGGAAAAAGGGGATACTAAGAGACTGGAACGAGAGCATTGGAAAAGTTTGATGAGGTACTGGATCTCCTATCAGGCATTTATATTAGCAGGGACAGTACTAGGGACAGGATTGGTTTTTTTTATTTACAACTCATCAGGCAAGAACCTATGGAAAGTACTTGAAATCATGTACTTTATGTTGCCTGTTTTTGGTTTTTCTGTTGCTTTGCGGGCAGTTGACTCATCCAACAAAATGATCTTCTATTCTTTAGTTTTTTTGCTGGTTATAGTGCTTTTTGTGGTATATGGTGCGCATTTTTGA
- the rimI gene encoding ribosomal protein S18-alanine N-acetyltransferase, which translates to MVRIFEMVSDDVPYVQRIEECSFGVAQDISMWLRELSLPFSRNYVAKNDEGQILGFISFWVLKVETQLIQIAVDEGSKRRGIGSVLLQKMLDVSAELGIKEVSLEVSEKNRAAYKLYRKFGFQVVGKRKAYYSRIDGDALIMRKVIC; encoded by the coding sequence ATGGTGCGCATTTTTGAGATGGTATCGGATGATGTTCCATATGTACAGCGTATTGAAGAATGTTCTTTTGGTGTGGCCCAAGATATATCAATGTGGTTAAGAGAACTCAGCTTGCCTTTCTCAAGAAATTATGTGGCGAAGAATGATGAAGGACAGATTCTAGGTTTCATATCTTTTTGGGTTTTAAAAGTGGAAACACAGCTCATTCAAATAGCTGTTGATGAAGGATCAAAGCGAAGGGGTATTGGGAGTGTTTTGCTTCAGAAGATGTTGGACGTTTCAGCTGAACTGGGAATTAAAGAGGTTTCTTTAGAGGTTAGCGAGAAAAATAGGGCTGCATATAAGCTGTATCGCAAGTTTGGTTTTCAAGTGGTGGGGAAAAGAAAAGCATATTACAGTCGTATTGATGGTGATGCCCTTATAATGAGAAAGGTAATATGTTAG
- a CDS encoding dihydroorotate dehydrogenase electron transfer subunit — translation MLVSAEVVSNIPIAPLHYHLTLSLEERIKDPHPGQFAMIKVTGGYDPLLMRPLSIYDYMRGPEKDLLEFVYQVRGKGTRFLSELDKGRKVRLMVPLGKGFTIHNEAQRVVLIAGGLGIVPISFLAKSWYSRKEKELEIICYFGVKSATSVIGLEKLRNACDKVRIFTEDGSLGKKGLVIDGIREDIGKLANLGTFFYACGPKDMLIALAHVVLPKGIPCEISLEERMACGVGACLGCVVPIRTQVSYTYKSVCREGPVFPLHEVVLVRD, via the coding sequence ATGTTAGTAAGTGCCGAAGTGGTATCTAACATTCCAATTGCACCTCTGCATTACCACCTTACTCTTTCCCTAGAAGAAAGGATAAAAGATCCTCACCCGGGCCAATTTGCAATGATAAAAGTTACTGGTGGATATGATCCTTTACTCATGAGACCTTTGAGTATTTACGACTATATGAGAGGCCCGGAGAAGGATCTCTTAGAATTTGTTTATCAGGTTCGGGGGAAAGGTACCCGTTTTCTATCGGAGCTCGATAAGGGTAGAAAAGTGCGTTTGATGGTTCCCCTTGGGAAAGGCTTTACAATTCATAACGAAGCTCAGCGTGTAGTTCTCATAGCAGGCGGTTTGGGGATCGTACCGATTTCTTTTTTAGCGAAAAGTTGGTACTCTAGGAAAGAAAAAGAATTGGAAATAATTTGCTACTTTGGTGTAAAGTCTGCCACCTCAGTTATAGGTCTTGAAAAATTGAGGAATGCCTGCGATAAAGTTAGGATATTTACAGAAGACGGATCGTTGGGGAAAAAGGGTCTTGTTATAGATGGTATAAGGGAGGATATAGGCAAGCTCGCAAATTTAGGCACTTTTTTTTACGCGTGTGGTCCTAAGGATATGCTTATTGCCCTCGCTCATGTAGTATTGCCAAAAGGTATCCCATGTGAAATATCCCTAGAAGAAAGGATGGCCTGTGGTGTTGGCGCGTGTCTGGGGTGTGTTGTTCCGATCAGGACTCAGGTTTCGTACACTTACAAATCGGTGTGTAGAGAAGGACCTGTTTTCCCTCTTCATGAGGTGGTACTAGTGAGAGATTAA
- a CDS encoding dihydroorotate dehydrogenase — translation MEPDLKVTLGPLVLKNPVMTASGTFGYGREYFDYVDPSELGAVVVKGLSLNPRLGNPPPRIMETAGGMLNAVGLQNIGVKTFIEEELPWLVDKGVTVIANIYGETIDEYCEVCELLCRAGGICAIEVNISCPNVQEGGILFGQDSKMAAQVTREVKKVSSLPVIVKLTPNVTDITEIALACEEAGADAVSLINTFRAMSIDVCTRKPHLGNVVGGLSGPAIKPIALRMVWETVRKVKIPVIGVGGISTVQDALEFLIAGAKAIQVGTANFFNPRATVEIIHGLKFFLKQEGFSSIGDIIGTFEEG, via the coding sequence ATGGAACCAGATTTAAAAGTGACATTGGGACCGTTAGTTCTGAAAAATCCAGTTATGACTGCTTCGGGGACTTTTGGCTACGGGAGAGAATATTTTGATTATGTGGATCCCAGCGAGCTTGGAGCAGTAGTTGTTAAAGGTCTCTCATTGAATCCTCGACTTGGTAACCCACCGCCGAGGATTATGGAGACTGCAGGGGGTATGCTCAATGCTGTGGGTTTACAAAACATAGGTGTTAAAACTTTTATTGAAGAAGAGTTACCCTGGTTAGTAGACAAGGGGGTAACGGTAATAGCCAACATATACGGGGAAACAATAGATGAGTATTGCGAGGTTTGTGAATTGTTGTGCAGGGCAGGGGGGATATGCGCTATCGAAGTAAATATTTCCTGCCCAAATGTACAGGAAGGTGGGATTCTGTTTGGACAGGATTCGAAGATGGCAGCTCAAGTTACGAGAGAGGTAAAAAAGGTATCGAGTTTACCCGTCATTGTAAAATTAACACCCAATGTCACAGATATCACGGAAATAGCCTTAGCTTGTGAAGAGGCAGGGGCAGATGCAGTATCGTTGATAAACACATTTAGGGCTATGAGTATAGACGTTTGCACTCGAAAACCCCATTTAGGCAACGTAGTAGGTGGTCTTTCAGGGCCTGCGATAAAACCAATTGCTCTGCGTATGGTGTGGGAAACGGTAAGAAAGGTGAAAATTCCAGTTATCGGTGTTGGGGGGATATCGACTGTGCAGGATGCCCTTGAGTTTCTCATAGCGGGTGCAAAGGCAATTCAGGTCGGTACAGCCAATTTCTTTAATCCTCGTGCCACAGTAGAAATTATTCACGGATTGAAATTTTTCTTGAAGCAGGAAGGTTTTTCATCAATTGGAGATATTATTGGAACATTTGAAGAAGGATAG
- a CDS encoding MBL fold metallo-hydrolase yields the protein MGNYEIIAEGIYCVGGPGISRTDDATVFIIDFSGELVMIDAGAGGSTRLLIGNIEKAGFNPNSITHLFLTHCHIDHIGSAPAFRKRFGCRLVMHEEDASALESGDPVRTAANWYDTTFPPTTIDIKLRGEHEIFTFGGEELHCLHTPGHTPGSISIYIDRGGQRILFGQDIHGPFLASFGSDLEKWRASMEKLIALKADILCEGHFGIFQPADRVEQYIRKHLKLNR from the coding sequence ATGGGAAACTATGAAATAATTGCCGAAGGTATTTACTGTGTTGGTGGTCCGGGTATTTCCCGAACAGATGACGCAACTGTATTTATTATAGATTTTTCAGGCGAACTGGTTATGATTGACGCCGGTGCAGGAGGTAGCACAAGATTGCTGATAGGAAACATTGAAAAGGCTGGTTTCAACCCTAACTCAATAACTCATCTTTTCCTTACCCACTGTCATATTGATCACATTGGTTCAGCTCCGGCATTCCGAAAGCGTTTTGGATGCCGTTTGGTTATGCACGAGGAGGATGCGTCAGCGCTGGAGTCTGGAGATCCTGTACGGACCGCCGCAAACTGGTACGATACGACGTTTCCACCTACGACAATCGATATAAAGTTGAGGGGTGAACATGAAATCTTTACATTCGGTGGGGAAGAACTTCACTGTCTCCACACCCCGGGACATACCCCTGGTTCCATATCCATCTACATTGATAGGGGAGGACAGAGGATTCTCTTTGGTCAAGATATCCACGGACCTTTCCTGGCAAGTTTTGGGTCAGACCTGGAAAAGTGGCGCGCTTCTATGGAAAAGCTCATCGCTCTGAAAGCGGATATTCTCTGTGAGGGACATTTTGGTATCTTTCAACCAGCTGATAGGGTAGAACAGTACATAAGGAAACACTTGAAGTTAAATCGCTGA
- the hrpA gene encoding ATP-dependent RNA helicase HrpA, giving the protein MGYFKISDKNISGRQKGVFQPNIHYPPELPITAKKEEIVDAIRNNQVIIVTGETGSGKSTQIPKMCIEAGRGVSGMIGCTQPRRVAAVSIAHRIAEELRESIGQSVSYKIRFEEVKAANPLVRVMTDGILLMEIQSDPELRMYDTIIVDEAHERSVNIDFILGILRNLIKKREDLKVIITSATLETEKFVKAFENPPIIEVSGRLYPVSVEYRPIDPIREEEGEFTYIDATLEAVRELEENEPYGDILVFMPTEQDIRETCERLLSIVRTKTVVLPLYSRLPWSDQKRVFHPVTGRKVIVSTNVAETSITIPNIRFVIDTGFARISQYNPRSKTTSLPIRPISRSSADQRMGRCGRVMNGVCIRLYSETDYLERPRFTTPEILRSNLSGVVLRMLYLKLGNIEEFPFIDPPQKKNITDAFEQLQELGAIHRDKDGSWKLTELGNIMAKLPLDPHLSRILLEGIRRGCRREIQVIVSGLTIIDPRERPLGLEKKADEKHALYSDSRSDFMTLLKIWNEFHNTWDRLQTQNQLRKFCKENYLSFRRMREWRDVYEQINRILDEHAEALFDKLKPLPKQEDIYEAVHKAILSGYLSHVAEQEEGNLYKGTKGKKILIHPGSGLYKRGGKWIVAAELVQTNRLFARLVAKVEPSWIEEMGKHLCTLSYSSPRFDSHRGEVVVDVKVSLWGLVIVPRRTVSYKHVNPDEATDIFIREGLMTGEIKTHFRFLSHNLQIVEKIKKIENKLRRWNILDEETIFQFYKNNLVGVSDVRSLKKIIKERGGDSFLFLKENDIINEAFNESVVQSFPDELSLNGHSLPIEYRFAPGSPEDGVTLKVPLELLAKIKESTLERAVPGLLEQKITMLLKQLPREYRRKLPSISEICTLALKSILQSEEPLVNALSSFLQANYGIHIPAEAWLNEKLPDFLRLRIEVVGNDNVTHACSRDLSLLKETVVEDMVQAAFEKEKSRWEKEDLSTWDFGDLPERVPLLKNNVEIGYAYPALECKDGKVNLRIFRDMDNALSNHLRGVRCLYEKFYAKHTKHLRRSISISPKLKNLSLSLGGNRAIEQSIYNRVMNDLFAKNIRSKKEFDEHGERVRPLILQRGQEIVKAAELLLDTYHDTEKTIKQIEARETKNPAALSFTASVRQELKKLMPPNFIEIYPDDRFSDLSRYMRALAIKAERGIRDLRKALLKEKEIQYFEERYTELKKSSEVSQNTALAGAVEEFRWMIEEYKISLFAQELKTAFPISRKRLEEKLEEINSLKKSAI; this is encoded by the coding sequence ATGGGATACTTTAAAATAAGTGACAAAAACATCTCGGGTCGCCAGAAGGGGGTTTTCCAACCAAATATTCACTATCCCCCCGAACTGCCTATAACCGCCAAAAAAGAGGAGATCGTTGACGCCATCAGGAATAATCAAGTGATCATAGTTACCGGAGAGACTGGTTCGGGCAAAAGCACACAGATACCAAAAATGTGCATCGAAGCTGGGCGAGGTGTGTCAGGTATGATCGGATGCACTCAGCCTCGTCGGGTTGCAGCGGTATCCATCGCCCACCGTATAGCCGAAGAATTAAGAGAAAGTATCGGTCAGTCAGTTTCCTACAAGATACGTTTTGAGGAAGTCAAAGCAGCAAATCCCCTCGTTCGGGTTATGACAGATGGGATACTCCTCATGGAAATCCAAAGTGATCCTGAGCTTCGAATGTACGATACCATCATAGTGGATGAGGCCCATGAGAGAAGCGTGAACATAGATTTCATTCTTGGTATTCTTAGAAATCTTATAAAAAAGAGAGAAGATCTCAAAGTTATTATCACATCCGCCACATTAGAGACCGAAAAGTTTGTTAAAGCATTCGAAAATCCACCCATTATCGAAGTTTCGGGACGCCTATATCCAGTATCAGTCGAATATAGACCCATTGACCCAATTAGAGAGGAAGAAGGTGAATTCACATACATCGATGCGACACTGGAGGCTGTTCGGGAACTTGAAGAAAATGAACCATACGGAGATATCCTTGTCTTCATGCCAACAGAACAGGATATCAGGGAGACATGCGAACGTCTGCTCTCCATTGTTAGAACAAAAACAGTAGTTTTGCCTTTATATTCGAGACTTCCATGGTCAGATCAGAAACGGGTATTCCATCCTGTTACGGGTCGGAAAGTTATTGTATCCACAAACGTAGCCGAAACATCCATTACTATACCTAATATAAGATTTGTGATAGACACAGGTTTTGCCCGCATATCCCAATACAATCCTCGTTCGAAAACAACAAGTCTACCCATAAGACCTATATCCAGGTCGAGTGCCGACCAACGCATGGGTCGGTGTGGACGTGTTATGAACGGTGTGTGTATTCGTTTATACTCCGAAACAGATTATCTGGAGCGTCCTCGTTTCACAACGCCTGAGATTCTCAGATCCAATTTATCAGGGGTCGTCTTGAGGATGCTATACCTCAAACTCGGAAATATAGAGGAATTTCCTTTCATAGATCCCCCGCAAAAGAAAAATATAACCGATGCGTTTGAGCAACTTCAGGAACTAGGAGCCATACATAGAGATAAAGATGGCTCGTGGAAACTTACAGAACTTGGCAACATCATGGCAAAACTCCCATTGGATCCCCACCTTTCAAGAATCCTTCTTGAGGGAATAAGACGCGGGTGTAGAAGGGAGATTCAGGTCATAGTATCAGGTTTAACGATTATTGATCCCAGAGAACGCCCATTGGGACTTGAGAAAAAAGCAGATGAGAAACACGCGCTTTACAGCGACAGTAGATCCGATTTCATGACTCTTCTCAAAATTTGGAATGAATTTCACAACACATGGGACCGCCTACAAACACAGAATCAGCTGCGGAAGTTCTGTAAAGAAAATTACCTCTCCTTCAGAAGGATGCGAGAGTGGCGAGATGTATACGAACAGATCAACCGCATACTCGACGAACATGCAGAAGCCCTTTTTGATAAACTCAAACCATTACCGAAGCAGGAAGATATCTACGAAGCGGTTCATAAAGCTATACTTTCCGGCTATCTATCCCACGTTGCCGAGCAGGAAGAGGGTAACTTGTACAAAGGAACAAAAGGAAAAAAGATTCTCATTCATCCTGGCTCCGGTTTGTACAAACGAGGCGGAAAGTGGATCGTAGCTGCAGAGTTGGTGCAGACCAACCGTCTATTCGCCCGATTGGTTGCCAAAGTAGAACCTTCATGGATAGAAGAGATGGGAAAACACCTCTGTACACTTTCATACTCCTCCCCCCGATTTGATTCCCACCGAGGAGAGGTTGTTGTGGATGTGAAAGTTTCTCTGTGGGGACTTGTCATTGTTCCCCGTAGAACGGTGTCTTACAAACATGTCAATCCCGATGAGGCTACAGACATCTTCATTCGAGAAGGGCTTATGACGGGTGAAATCAAAACCCATTTCCGTTTTCTCTCACATAATCTCCAGATTGTGGAGAAAATAAAAAAAATAGAAAACAAGCTCCGTCGATGGAACATTCTCGACGAAGAAACGATCTTCCAATTCTATAAGAACAACCTTGTGGGGGTTTCAGACGTCAGGAGTCTGAAGAAAATCATCAAAGAAAGAGGAGGAGACTCATTCCTCTTCCTGAAAGAAAATGACATAATAAATGAAGCATTTAACGAGAGCGTGGTTCAAAGTTTCCCCGATGAATTATCCTTAAATGGCCATTCATTACCCATTGAATACCGTTTTGCCCCAGGATCACCTGAAGACGGTGTAACCCTTAAGGTTCCTTTGGAACTCCTTGCAAAAATTAAAGAATCGACATTAGAAAGAGCAGTTCCTGGACTTCTTGAACAAAAAATAACGATGCTTTTAAAACAACTCCCTCGGGAGTACCGAAGAAAACTGCCTTCTATTTCAGAAATTTGCACGCTTGCACTGAAATCTATACTGCAATCAGAAGAACCACTAGTAAACGCCCTGAGTTCTTTCCTTCAGGCAAATTACGGAATTCATATACCAGCGGAAGCATGGTTAAACGAAAAACTGCCCGATTTTCTCAGACTAAGAATTGAAGTTGTCGGAAACGACAATGTCACACATGCCTGTTCCCGCGATCTCTCCCTTTTAAAAGAAACAGTAGTAGAAGACATGGTACAGGCCGCCTTTGAAAAAGAAAAATCAAGGTGGGAGAAAGAAGATTTATCCACCTGGGATTTTGGTGACCTACCGGAACGTGTTCCCCTTCTAAAGAATAACGTAGAGATTGGCTACGCCTATCCAGCGCTGGAATGCAAAGATGGAAAAGTCAATTTGCGAATCTTCAGAGACATGGATAATGCCCTATCCAACCACTTACGGGGAGTAAGATGTCTGTACGAAAAATTTTACGCTAAACACACCAAACATTTAAGAAGAAGCATCTCTATATCACCAAAACTTAAAAACCTTTCCCTAAGCCTGGGAGGAAACAGAGCAATTGAACAGTCCATTTACAACAGGGTCATGAATGATCTTTTTGCAAAAAATATAAGAAGCAAAAAGGAATTTGATGAGCATGGAGAAAGAGTGAGGCCTTTGATCTTACAGAGAGGGCAAGAAATAGTAAAAGCAGCAGAACTGTTACTAGACACATATCATGATACGGAAAAAACGATAAAGCAGATCGAAGCCCGGGAGACAAAAAATCCCGCTGCCCTTAGTTTTACAGCTTCTGTGCGGCAAGAATTAAAAAAACTTATGCCTCCAAATTTCATTGAGATTTACCCCGATGACCGATTTTCCGATCTGAGCCGTTATATGAGGGCACTCGCTATAAAAGCTGAAAGGGGAATCAGGGATCTAAGAAAGGCTCTATTAAAAGAGAAAGAAATTCAATACTTTGAAGAGCGTTATACCGAATTAAAAAAAAGTTCAGAAGTATCACAAAACACTGCGCTAGCCGGAGCTGTGGAGGAATTCCGCTGGATGATAGAGGAATACAAAATTTCCCTCTTCGCTCAGGAACTTAAAACAGCATTTCCCATATCACGAAAACGCTTGGAGGAAAAACTCGAAGAAATAAATTCTCTAAAAAAATCAGCGATTTAA
- a CDS encoding DUF1566 domain-containing protein has translation MMKGKILNQLNSVKKFWIFFIVFSLFFLTSSETKASSEIISDFLKENNYELISLKVLKTGDIVQSIKKSLLGEYYTEYYRPVLIKISARCKPTGKYYDAIIETRQYRDKWGEWKFDNYVILDIERSFPKTVCETEEDIKKRLRKEKEEQAKLEIEAMLKDRFVRLDLYDKEVSDAEKGILKDRMPVLDKKTNLIWYHTGPKLEIKRENASASAVEYCRKLKVGKYQNWRLPTETEFLELWNFKDRYKGVYNYFSIGSLDFNVWVTKTKDTKHTVGGEGANCTTTSNLKKFNHLCNVLCVHDGDYIK, from the coding sequence ATGATGAAGGGAAAGATACTCAATCAATTGAATTCTGTTAAAAAATTTTGGATTTTTTTTATTGTTTTCAGTCTATTCTTTTTAACGAGTTCTGAGACAAAGGCAAGTTCAGAAATAATAAGCGATTTCTTGAAAGAGAACAATTATGAGTTGATTTCTTTAAAGGTTCTCAAAACGGGAGACATTGTGCAGAGTATCAAAAAATCCTTATTGGGTGAATACTATACAGAATATTACCGTCCTGTCTTAATTAAGATCAGTGCGAGGTGTAAACCAACTGGAAAGTATTACGATGCGATTATCGAAACAAGACAGTATAGAGACAAATGGGGAGAGTGGAAATTTGATAATTATGTAATATTAGACATCGAGAGATCTTTTCCAAAAACAGTTTGTGAAACGGAAGAAGATATTAAAAAAAGGTTGAGAAAAGAAAAAGAAGAACAAGCAAAACTTGAAATAGAGGCTATGTTGAAAGATAGGTTCGTCAGGTTGGATTTGTATGATAAAGAAGTATCAGATGCTGAAAAAGGTATACTCAAAGACAGGATGCCAGTTCTCGATAAGAAAACAAATTTAATATGGTATCATACAGGTCCTAAGTTAGAAATAAAAAGAGAAAACGCATCGGCATCAGCTGTGGAGTATTGTCGAAAATTAAAAGTTGGTAAATATCAAAATTGGCGGTTGCCAACGGAAACCGAGTTTCTTGAGTTGTGGAACTTCAAAGACAGATATAAAGGCGTGTATAATTATTTTTCAATAGGATCTCTTGATTTTAATGTTTGGGTCACTAAAACCAAAGATACGAAACACACTGTAGGAGGGGAAGGGGCCAATTGTACTACAACTTCAAATTTGAAAAAGTTTAATCACTTATGCAATGTTCTATGTGTGCATGATGGAGATTACATCAAGTAA